In Bifidobacterium sp. ESL0775, the following are encoded in one genomic region:
- a CDS encoding AAA family ATPase, protein MSENGIEEDESVWVGHDPGITTEHWVSLLHDSSMVTDNNLITLRCLYEQPNGLSCAQLAGEYGRDWHFYLSNISTLGEKVAKNINLIKPDQNERTFEYWTVLCLGKSTDEGQHGYFVWKLRPELRDALAQMDLSMYPLRASESEGSDSVAYWWLVASPKQWKISSLKIDEEQNYTVHNENGNLRRLAANFKAIKKGDRIVGYEASPTKAALAIFEVSRQPSDELLYFKKLRDFDEPVPFSSIKANPELSGMEFFRNMNGSLFKLSKAEYEALEEMAGEDDVSPLVEKTPELYNDRDFLNEVFLSKDDLKVLKGLLRRKHNLILQGAPGTGKTFAAKRLAYAMMGEKDESRIQSVQFHQNTSYDEFVYGYRPNDDGNGFAPVPGIFTRFVQKAKRDRDRKYFFIIDEINRANISKVFGELLSTIESDHRSSDDAVVLSITGQPFYVPDNFYIIGMMNTADRGLALIDYALRRRFAFFTMKPQLDNANFKNRVGNLGDARLLNLVKAVRELNKVIVEDDALGEGFCIGHSYFCDNQTKDGEGLAASIIEFELVPLIKEYWFDNKKQVKTQSDLLRKAIQ, encoded by the coding sequence ATGAGTGAGAACGGCATAGAAGAGGACGAATCAGTATGGGTTGGGCATGACCCGGGTATCACCACTGAGCATTGGGTAAGCCTGCTTCATGACTCATCCATGGTTACAGACAATAACCTCATTACTCTCAGATGTCTTTACGAACAGCCTAATGGTCTTTCCTGTGCTCAGTTGGCTGGCGAATATGGTCGGGATTGGCATTTTTATCTCAGCAATATTTCTACATTAGGTGAAAAAGTAGCAAAAAATATTAATCTAATAAAGCCCGATCAGAACGAAAGAACTTTCGAATACTGGACGGTACTTTGCTTGGGCAAGTCAACGGATGAAGGGCAACATGGATATTTCGTCTGGAAACTGCGCCCTGAACTTCGTGACGCACTTGCACAGATGGATTTGTCGATGTATCCGTTGCGTGCTTCGGAAAGCGAAGGCTCAGACTCTGTCGCGTACTGGTGGTTGGTGGCCAGTCCTAAACAGTGGAAAATCTCCTCGCTAAAGATCGATGAAGAACAGAATTATACAGTTCATAACGAGAACGGCAATTTGCGGCGACTCGCTGCCAACTTCAAAGCCATTAAGAAAGGTGACCGGATCGTTGGCTATGAAGCGAGTCCGACCAAGGCGGCGCTCGCGATATTCGAGGTAAGCCGTCAGCCGAGTGATGAACTGTTGTATTTCAAGAAACTTCGCGATTTTGACGAGCCTGTTCCGTTCTCCTCAATCAAAGCGAACCCGGAATTGTCTGGCATGGAATTTTTTAGGAACATGAACGGGAGTCTTTTCAAACTTTCCAAGGCGGAATATGAAGCGTTGGAAGAGATGGCTGGTGAGGATGATGTTTCGCCTTTGGTTGAGAAAACGCCGGAACTATACAATGACCGTGATTTCCTCAATGAGGTGTTTCTTTCAAAGGATGACCTCAAAGTGTTGAAAGGTCTGTTGCGGCGTAAACACAACCTGATTCTGCAAGGGGCGCCGGGCACAGGCAAGACATTTGCCGCCAAGCGACTGGCCTATGCCATGATGGGTGAAAAGGACGAAAGTCGTATTCAGTCCGTTCAATTCCACCAGAATACCAGTTATGACGAATTCGTCTATGGATATCGTCCCAATGACGATGGCAATGGCTTTGCACCTGTGCCGGGGATTTTCACGCGGTTCGTGCAGAAGGCCAAGCGCGATAGGGACAGGAAATATTTCTTCATCATCGATGAGATTAACCGTGCCAACATCTCCAAAGTGTTCGGCGAATTGCTCTCTACCATCGAGTCCGACCACCGTAGCTCGGATGATGCTGTCGTTCTTTCGATTACAGGCCAGCCGTTCTACGTTCCGGACAATTTTTATATCATTGGCATGATGAACACGGCGGATCGCGGGCTAGCCCTGATTGATTACGCTCTGCGTCGTCGTTTCGCGTTCTTTACGATGAAGCCACAGCTTGATAACGCGAATTTTAAAAACCGTGTTGGCAATCTTGGCGATGCAAGGTTGTTGAATCTTGTAAAGGCCGTGCGTGAGTTAAACAAGGTGATTGTCGAGGATGATGCTTTGGGTGAAGGCTTCTGCATCGGTCATAGCTATTTTTGCGATAATCAAACTAAGGACGGTGAAGGCCTGGCTGCCTCCATTATCGAGTTCGAGTTGGTTCCATTGATTAAGGAATATTGGTTCGACAATAAGAAGCAGGTTAAGACACAGTCCGATTTGCTGCGAAAAGCGATTCAATGA
- a CDS encoding Abi family protein — translation MTTGNHPHYEKPWLSLDEQCTKLKAHGMQNVEPYRNELSQIGYYRLSGFWYMFRKIDKTTHSRSSDFMYGSDFRDVLRIYNFDQQLRSQLFSAIASLEISLRSRLAYTIGKQDPFLYLKPKVLDPALNAIEYGRFITKFSERQNHSREDFVKHFRHDYDGEIPIWAATEIMEFAMLRNLYSFLPYQMRTQIAITYGADQATLKSWLNCLNFIRNLCAHHGRLYNRSLIVTPSITPAISLLEHAIESSTKMYGGIAVLVFLLSSLNAETSLRGLLQVLSSIPGDIPQVDVARSMGIPANWQQEKIWQVS, via the coding sequence ATGACGACAGGGAACCATCCTCATTACGAAAAGCCATGGCTGAGTCTGGACGAGCAATGCACCAAACTCAAAGCACACGGCATGCAAAACGTTGAACCATACCGTAACGAACTTTCTCAAATCGGATATTACCGTCTCAGCGGCTTCTGGTACATGTTTCGGAAAATCGACAAGACAACACATTCTCGTTCCAGCGACTTCATGTACGGCTCTGACTTTAGAGACGTATTACGGATATATAATTTTGACCAACAACTACGCAGCCAACTATTTTCAGCTATAGCAAGTCTTGAGATTTCCTTACGCTCTCGTTTAGCCTATACCATTGGGAAACAAGATCCATTCCTTTATTTAAAACCAAAAGTTTTGGATCCTGCTTTGAACGCTATCGAATATGGCAGATTCATCACCAAATTTAGCGAGCGTCAAAATCACTCAAGAGAGGACTTTGTTAAACATTTCAGGCACGACTACGACGGAGAAATACCGATTTGGGCAGCAACCGAAATAATGGAATTCGCAATGCTCCGGAACCTATACAGTTTTCTTCCTTACCAGATGCGAACACAAATCGCTATTACTTATGGTGCCGATCAGGCGACTCTCAAATCATGGCTTAACTGTCTCAATTTCATTCGAAATCTCTGCGCCCACCATGGTCGGCTATACAACCGTTCACTCATCGTCACTCCAAGTATCACACCCGCGATATCTTTACTTGAACATGCAATTGAGTCATCGACAAAAATGTATGGCGGCATTGCAGTTCTCGTATTCTTACTGTCAAGCCTCAATGCCGAAACAAGCTTACGAGGGCTTTTACAAGTTTTGTCGAGCATACCTGGCGACATTCCACAAGTAGATGTCGCTCGTTCGATGGGTATCCCCGCGAATTGGCAACAAGAAAAAATTTGGCAAGTTTCTTAA
- the purF gene encoding amidophosphoribosyltransferase — protein MSFELEDVHEECGLFGVWGHPEASRLTYFGLHALQHRGQEGAGMVSNDHGRLIGHRGLGLLTEVFHDEHEIERLTGDRAIGHVRYATSGSSGIDNIQPFIFRFHDGDFALAHNGNLTNCIALRAKLENEGAIFHSNSDTEVLMHLIRRSSKPTFIEKLKEALNIVHGGFAYLLMTENAMIGALDPNGFRPLSLGRMSNGAYVLASETCALDTVGAELVRDIRPGEIVVVDDDGYHIMSYTDKTQLAICSMEFIYFARPDSNIYGVNVHSARKRMGARLAKETPVDADMVIGVPNSSLSAASGYAEASGLPNEMGLIKNQYIARTFIQPTQELREQGVRMKLSAVRGVVKGKRIIVIDDSIVRGTTSKRIVQLLREAGAAEVHMRISSPPLKYPCFYGIDISTTRELIAARMSVEGIRKYIGADSLQFLSLDGLIESIGLNADAPYGGLCVAYFNGDYPTALDDYEVEFLASLKPEERERLPHFAKYESQYVDNEYRDIEPSSHDGNSKSHTNNISATATTTRRA, from the coding sequence ATGTCATTCGAACTCGAGGATGTCCACGAGGAATGTGGCCTGTTCGGCGTCTGGGGCCATCCTGAAGCCTCGCGTCTGACCTATTTCGGCCTGCACGCGCTGCAACACCGCGGGCAGGAAGGCGCCGGCATGGTCTCCAATGACCACGGCAGGCTCATCGGCCATCGCGGGCTGGGACTGCTGACCGAAGTGTTCCACGACGAGCACGAGATCGAACGGCTCACCGGCGACCGGGCCATCGGGCACGTCCGCTACGCCACCAGCGGCTCCAGCGGCATCGACAACATCCAGCCGTTCATCTTCCGTTTCCACGATGGCGATTTCGCCTTGGCCCACAACGGCAACCTTACCAACTGCATTGCATTACGCGCCAAATTGGAGAACGAAGGCGCCATCTTCCACTCGAATTCCGACACCGAAGTGCTGATGCACCTGATCCGCCGCTCGAGCAAGCCGACATTCATCGAGAAGCTCAAGGAGGCGCTGAACATCGTTCATGGCGGTTTCGCCTACCTTTTGATGACCGAGAACGCGATGATCGGGGCGCTTGACCCGAACGGCTTCCGCCCGCTTTCGCTAGGACGGATGAGCAACGGGGCCTATGTGCTGGCCAGCGAGACCTGCGCGTTGGACACGGTGGGCGCAGAACTCGTACGCGATATTCGTCCTGGTGAAATCGTGGTCGTGGATGATGACGGCTATCACATCATGTCATACACCGACAAAACCCAACTGGCCATCTGCTCGATGGAGTTCATCTACTTCGCCCGCCCGGATTCCAATATCTACGGCGTCAACGTCCACTCCGCCCGCAAGCGCATGGGCGCGCGCCTTGCCAAGGAAACGCCGGTCGACGCCGACATGGTCATCGGAGTGCCGAATTCCTCGCTTTCCGCCGCTTCCGGCTACGCCGAAGCCAGCGGCTTGCCCAATGAGATGGGACTGATAAAGAACCAATACATCGCCCGCACGTTCATCCAACCCACGCAGGAACTACGCGAACAGGGTGTTCGGATGAAGCTTTCGGCGGTGCGAGGCGTGGTCAAAGGCAAAAGGATCATCGTCATCGATGACTCCATCGTGCGTGGCACCACTTCCAAGCGCATCGTCCAACTGCTGCGCGAAGCGGGCGCGGCCGAGGTGCACATGCGCATCAGCTCGCCGCCGCTGAAATACCCATGCTTCTACGGCATTGACATCTCCACCACCCGCGAACTGATCGCCGCGCGCATGAGCGTCGAGGGGATTCGGAAATACATCGGCGCGGATTCCCTGCAATTCCTGAGCCTCGACGGCCTCATCGAATCGATCGGCCTCAACGCCGACGCGCCCTACGGAGGCCTGTGCGTCGCCTACTTCAACGGCGACTACCCCACCGCCTTGGACGATTACGAAGTCGAATTCCTCGCTTCGCTCAAACCCGAGGAACGCGAGCGCCTGCCGCATTTCGCCAAATACGAAAGCCAATACGTGGACAACGAATACCGCGACATCGAACCATCCAGCCATGATGGCAACAGTAAAAGTCATACAAATAACATAAGCGCCACAGCCACCACCACAAGGAGGGCATAG
- the purC gene encoding phosphoribosylaminoimidazolesuccinocarboxamide synthase: MEKLDMLYKGKAKKLYSTDDPNVLWVEYMNQATAGDGAKKAQIQGKGSLNNRITTVLFRLLEAEGVKTDFIRRVSDTEQLNEKISMFPLEIIMRNTAAGSFAQRYGIEEGTELKRPILEFCYKSDELHDPFINVDGIVALGLATDEDMAEVSRQALDINEKLTKIFRDIDVKLVDFKIEEGKNKDGEIVLADEITPDTCRLWDLKDRSGKVEHLDKDLFRRDLGDIIPAYEEIHKRLLDLADRRGVKVE, from the coding sequence ATGGAGAAACTGGACATGCTCTACAAGGGCAAAGCCAAAAAGCTCTATTCAACGGATGACCCGAATGTTCTCTGGGTCGAATATATGAATCAGGCCACCGCCGGCGACGGCGCGAAAAAGGCCCAGATTCAAGGAAAGGGAAGCCTCAACAACCGCATCACGACGGTTCTCTTCAGGCTTTTGGAGGCCGAGGGCGTCAAAACGGATTTCATCCGCCGCGTCTCCGACACCGAACAGCTCAATGAGAAAATCTCCATGTTCCCGCTCGAGATCATCATGCGCAACACCGCTGCCGGTTCCTTCGCCCAGCGTTACGGCATTGAGGAAGGCACCGAACTCAAGCGTCCGATTCTCGAGTTCTGCTACAAATCCGACGAACTGCACGACCCGTTCATCAACGTCGATGGCATCGTGGCACTTGGCCTCGCCACCGACGAGGACATGGCCGAAGTCTCTCGGCAGGCCCTCGACATCAACGAAAAGCTCACCAAGATTTTCCGCGACATCGATGTGAAACTGGTCGATTTCAAGATCGAGGAGGGCAAGAACAAGGATGGTGAGATCGTCCTGGCCGACGAGATCACGCCCGACACCTGCAGGCTCTGGGATTTGAAGGACAGGTCCGGCAAAGTCGAGCATCTCGACAAGGACCTCTTCCGGCGGGATCTCGGCGACATCATTCCCGCCTATGAGGAAATCCACAAACGACTGCTTGATTTGGCCGACCGCCGAGGCGTCAAGGTCGAATGA
- the purM gene encoding phosphoribosylformylglycinamidine cyclo-ligase: MPQAYEQAGVSVEAGYEVVRRIKSHVARTNRPGVVGGIGGFGGLFDLASLGYKEPMLVSGTDGVGTKLMVANMAGKHDTIGIDCVAMCVNDIAAQGAQPLFFLDYIACGKNDPALLEQVVSGVADGCVQAESALIGGETAEMPGMYAQDEYDLAGFAVGVAEKSAIVDGSGIREGDALIGLESSGVHSNGFSLVREALFHEAGYSIDTKLDELGDATLGDVLLTPTKIYVKALKPLFAAGLIKGVAHITGGGFIENIPRMIPDGLAASIKVGTWSVSPIFDVIERAGSIDHKEMFNVFNMGIGMVLAIDSANVKQALETLETVGETGHVIGSIVPEPSDGQRVRFE, encoded by the coding sequence ATGCCTCAAGCATACGAACAAGCGGGAGTCAGCGTCGAGGCCGGCTACGAGGTCGTCCGCCGCATCAAATCGCACGTGGCACGGACCAACCGTCCCGGCGTGGTCGGCGGCATCGGCGGTTTCGGCGGGCTTTTCGACCTGGCCAGCCTCGGATACAAGGAGCCGATGCTGGTCTCCGGCACCGACGGCGTGGGCACCAAGCTCATGGTCGCGAACATGGCCGGCAAGCACGACACCATCGGCATCGACTGCGTGGCGATGTGCGTCAACGACATCGCCGCCCAAGGCGCCCAGCCGCTGTTCTTCCTCGATTACATCGCCTGTGGCAAGAACGATCCCGCTCTTCTGGAACAGGTCGTCTCCGGCGTGGCCGACGGTTGCGTTCAGGCGGAGTCGGCGCTGATCGGCGGCGAGACGGCGGAAATGCCCGGCATGTATGCGCAAGACGAATACGATTTGGCTGGATTCGCTGTTGGCGTCGCCGAAAAGTCTGCCATTGTTGACGGCTCGGGTATCCGCGAAGGTGATGCGCTGATCGGTCTGGAATCCTCGGGGGTCCATTCCAACGGATTCTCGCTGGTGCGCGAAGCCCTGTTCCACGAAGCCGGATACAGCATCGACACGAAACTTGACGAGCTCGGCGATGCGACGCTGGGCGACGTCCTCTTGACCCCGACGAAAATCTACGTCAAGGCGCTCAAGCCGCTTTTCGCCGCAGGACTTATCAAGGGCGTCGCACACATCACCGGCGGCGGGTTCATCGAGAACATCCCCCGCATGATTCCCGACGGTCTGGCAGCCTCGATCAAGGTCGGCACGTGGAGCGTCTCGCCGATTTTCGACGTCATCGAACGTGCCGGTAGCATCGACCACAAGGAGATGTTCAACGTCTTCAACATGGGTATCGGCATGGTCTTGGCCATCGATTCGGCGAACGTGAAGCAAGCGCTTGAGACGCTTGAAACCGTCGGCGAAACCGGCCATGTCATCGGCTCGATCGTTCCCGAACCCAGCGACGGGCAACGCGTGCGATTCGAATGA